A single Maridesulfovibrio frigidus DSM 17176 DNA region contains:
- the purM gene encoding phosphoribosylformylglycinamidine cyclo-ligase, with translation MASRSDAYKAAGVDIDAANDFIGRIKGMVGSTFTKGVVTDIGGFGGLFKLDLTQMDEPVLVAGADGVGTKLKLAFAIGKHDTIGIDLVAMSVNDILVQGAKPLFFLDYFATGKLETGVAEEVLSGIVEGCKISGCALLGGETAEMPGFYADGEYDLSGFCVGMVDNTKIVDGSSITIGDSIIGLASSGIHSNGYSLVRKLYDESGLTADDLLPGTDTKIGEALMTPTKIYADVVRSLSRDIEIKGMIHVTGGGFYDNLPRVLPNQVTAEINFGSWDVLPVFNWMKEQGNLSWPEMLQIFNCGVGYIMIVKKDREEDVLNRLRGMNINSWKIGETIARDGDSEQVNVNF, from the coding sequence ATGGCAAGTCGTTCTGATGCTTATAAGGCCGCCGGTGTTGATATCGACGCGGCAAATGATTTTATAGGTCGCATTAAAGGTATGGTGGGTTCCACTTTTACTAAAGGTGTGGTCACGGACATTGGTGGTTTTGGGGGGCTTTTTAAGCTTGACCTGACCCAGATGGATGAACCTGTTCTCGTGGCTGGTGCCGACGGGGTGGGTACAAAATTAAAACTCGCTTTCGCTATAGGCAAGCATGATACCATTGGTATTGATCTTGTGGCTATGAGCGTTAACGATATACTTGTTCAAGGTGCTAAGCCCTTATTTTTCCTAGATTATTTTGCAACTGGAAAACTTGAAACCGGCGTGGCTGAAGAAGTGCTCTCCGGAATAGTTGAAGGGTGTAAGATTTCGGGATGTGCTCTTCTGGGCGGAGAAACAGCAGAAATGCCTGGTTTTTACGCTGATGGAGAATACGACCTGTCCGGCTTCTGTGTCGGCATGGTAGACAATACTAAGATTGTTGATGGTTCCTCTATCACAATCGGTGATTCCATTATTGGACTGGCGTCTTCGGGTATCCATTCAAACGGGTATTCTTTAGTTCGCAAGTTGTATGATGAATCTGGTCTGACTGCTGATGACCTCCTTCCCGGAACAGATACCAAGATCGGCGAAGCTCTTATGACGCCGACTAAAATTTATGCTGATGTTGTACGCAGTCTTTCTCGCGATATTGAAATCAAAGGAATGATTCACGTAACTGGCGGCGGTTTTTACGATAACCTGCCAAGAGTTCTACCTAATCAGGTAACAGCTGAGATTAATTTTGGATCATGGGATGTTCTCCCTGTCTTTAACTGGATGAAAGAGCAGGGTAACCTGAGCTGGCCTGAAATGTTGCAGATTTTTAACTGCGGCGTTGGCTACATCATGATTGTTAAAAAAGACAGAGAAGAAGATGTGCTCAATAGATTGAGGGGCATGAATATTAATTCATGGAAGATTGGCGAAACTATTGCTCGTGACGGTGATTCTGAGCAGGTGAACGTTAACTTTTAG
- a CDS encoding DUF1318 domain-containing protein, with protein MLKKTAQVLTLMTLFAFAACVTVNIYFPAAQVEKAAEDIVDDVYGTSTQDPAQTNGDSSSLPSFLAMLTPSNAHAQSVTTSDIEGLKKSNSAIRGLKQSISATHQKLIPYYNAGNIGIDNKGLLKVKNKDGLNLSDKAKIRRLIAQDNKTRKELYAEVATSMNIPGSEIQKVTNIFTDVWQKKAPAGWWIQDASGNWKQK; from the coding sequence ATGTTAAAAAAAACCGCACAGGTTTTAACCTTAATGACGTTATTTGCGTTTGCTGCATGTGTCACGGTCAATATCTACTTCCCAGCCGCGCAGGTGGAAAAAGCCGCAGAAGATATTGTTGACGATGTGTATGGAACCAGTACGCAAGACCCCGCACAAACAAATGGGGACAGTTCATCCTTGCCTTCATTTTTAGCAATGCTCACGCCATCTAATGCTCATGCACAAAGCGTAACGACTTCCGACATAGAAGGTCTAAAAAAATCAAACTCGGCAATCAGGGGACTTAAGCAAAGCATATCTGCCACTCATCAAAAGCTCATTCCCTATTATAACGCAGGGAATATCGGCATCGACAATAAAGGATTACTCAAAGTAAAAAACAAAGATGGACTGAATCTTTCCGATAAGGCAAAAATTCGCAGACTGATCGCACAAGACAACAAGACTAGAAAAGAACTATACGCTGAAGTCGCAACATCAATGAACATACCCGGCAGTGAAATTCAAAAAGTAACCAATATTTTCACAGATGTCTGGCAGAAGAAAGCTCCCGCTGGATGGTGGATTCAAGATGCATCCGGAAACTGGAAGCAGAAATAA
- the amrS gene encoding AmmeMemoRadiSam system radical SAM enzyme, giving the protein MLHPARLWKQLKNNKVQCRLCNHFCVIRPDDHGTCGVRQNVDGSLFTKTYDLVAAINIDPVEKKPMYHFLPGSETFSFGTQGCNFGCEFCQNASLSQHPKSGRAVTGQKATPETLVEAALAHNCRSISYTYSEPTVFFELMQDTAKLAHERGLKNIIVSNGFQSPECLEELSPLIDAANIDLKSFNNDFYKDICKGSLNPVLETLKHIKRLGWWLEVTTLLIPGKNDDISEIKNMAKFIADELGEEVPWHISRFHPDYMMQDLAVTPMKSLALARKAGTDAGLNYVYIGNVSDNESSATFCPTCKKEIISRFGFSMEEKGVENGMCKYCGTHANGVFEIKPA; this is encoded by the coding sequence ATGCTGCATCCTGCACGACTTTGGAAACAACTTAAAAACAATAAAGTTCAATGCCGCCTTTGTAATCATTTTTGCGTAATCAGACCTGATGATCACGGAACATGCGGAGTAAGACAAAATGTTGATGGTTCACTTTTTACCAAAACATACGATTTAGTTGCGGCAATAAATATTGACCCGGTTGAAAAAAAGCCGATGTACCACTTCCTGCCGGGGAGCGAGACCTTCTCATTTGGTACGCAAGGGTGCAATTTCGGCTGTGAATTCTGCCAGAATGCATCGCTGTCGCAGCATCCTAAATCCGGGCGAGCCGTCACAGGCCAAAAAGCCACGCCGGAAACACTTGTCGAGGCGGCGCTCGCTCACAACTGCCGATCAATCTCATACACATATTCTGAACCGACCGTTTTCTTTGAACTAATGCAGGATACTGCAAAATTAGCTCATGAAAGAGGATTGAAGAACATCATAGTATCAAATGGCTTCCAAAGCCCTGAATGCCTTGAGGAACTAAGCCCCCTCATAGATGCAGCAAATATCGACCTTAAGAGCTTTAATAATGATTTCTACAAAGACATATGCAAAGGCAGCCTAAACCCAGTGCTCGAAACTCTGAAGCACATAAAACGGCTAGGCTGGTGGCTGGAAGTAACAACCCTGCTCATTCCAGGTAAAAATGATGATATATCTGAAATAAAAAACATGGCCAAATTCATCGCTGACGAACTTGGGGAAGAAGTTCCGTGGCATATTTCACGATTCCACCCAGACTATATGATGCAGGACCTCGCTGTTACTCCCATGAAATCCTTAGCTCTTGCCCGGAAAGCAGGAACGGATGCCGGACTGAATTATGTATATATCGGCAATGTCTCCGATAATGAATCGTCCGCGACCTTTTGTCCGACCTGTAAAAAGGAAATTATCAGCCGCTTTGGCTTTTCTATGGAAGAAAAAGGGGTAGAAAATGGAATGTGCAAGTACTGTGGAACTCACGCAAATGGAGTTTTTGAAATAAAACCAGCTTAA
- a CDS encoding translocation/assembly module TamB domain-containing protein, translating into MNKLRFNMLISTILLVLIMPHTAISNETSSFGVNYQFKVDLPKAGLSGILKGYLEHIQQANFKFEGNFNPELSPLKSGPINISTELSLEKGFVAFRKLSIHIASLNLNISELKLHNPDITITGSGKYFTDSKTAQFSNLKIKAGNLPIINAALNYSPKFDGTLSLNIFDPLPLLQNIAENLLGEAALEWEKEGKLNLALNLNKLNSAPESTLSLNFDDFSASSPDGLYLVDSFSGSLKSFLPLNESKIRTVLNINSGEALFNTLYLNLKNKPLKASILATQSKNKKVISSKIDVTWQEMGTTRIDTKINTAKKEIRYSGNMDINIPSLNDPFKAFVADPFSLSDLSANGTIALSCKFNGSPSETLINGVLALAKGSFHSSSINTNKISSKLPFAVVLGDDFLPQTSDKLKKTDQGTIRLGEFSAGPLVLKDFNIPLSVSSNEVIFGKIPSIKLSGGQLKLLKVRLEKPFSKDFALNGKLNVSAVNLLPLSPPSLPIDGLLNGDLQFWLLANTLSTEGSFSGEVYGGDMEVSEIFAENPFSPSRQYGADFKVKSLKLIPLSKALDIGRITGRMNLDLTDLVVAYGQPAEFKLIAVSIPDADSDQEISLKAVNTLSVIGTGSGLTGAGVGLFSQIFRQFSYAGLGLECTLNNDLFKIRGLIREDGIEYIIKKPPLFGINVINSNPENLISFSDMLKRLKRISE; encoded by the coding sequence ATGAATAAGCTCCGCTTCAATATGCTTATCAGCACAATCCTGCTGGTGCTGATTATGCCGCATACAGCTATCTCGAATGAGACAAGCAGTTTCGGTGTTAATTACCAGTTTAAGGTAGACCTACCAAAAGCGGGTTTATCCGGGATATTAAAGGGCTACCTTGAGCATATTCAACAAGCCAACTTTAAGTTTGAGGGCAATTTTAACCCCGAACTATCCCCTCTGAAAAGCGGCCCAATTAACATTAGCACTGAACTGAGCTTAGAAAAAGGGTTCGTTGCTTTTCGTAAACTATCAATTCATATCGCAAGCCTGAATCTAAATATCTCAGAACTTAAACTGCACAATCCCGACATAACTATAACCGGTAGCGGTAAATATTTCACAGATTCTAAAACGGCCCAATTTAGCAATTTAAAAATAAAAGCCGGAAATCTTCCCATAATCAATGCAGCCTTGAATTATTCTCCTAAGTTTGACGGAACTCTTTCCCTAAATATTTTCGATCCACTTCCTCTATTACAAAATATTGCGGAAAATCTTCTAGGAGAAGCCGCCTTAGAATGGGAAAAAGAGGGCAAATTAAATCTGGCACTAAACCTGAACAAGTTAAATTCTGCGCCAGAGTCAACTTTATCGCTTAATTTCGATGATTTTTCCGCAAGTTCACCTGACGGATTATACCTTGTAGACAGCTTTTCCGGATCACTAAAATCCTTCTTGCCACTTAATGAATCAAAAATACGCACAGTATTAAATATTAATTCAGGTGAAGCCCTCTTTAATACTCTCTATCTAAACCTCAAGAATAAGCCGCTAAAGGCTTCCATCCTCGCTACTCAGTCTAAGAATAAGAAAGTCATTTCATCAAAAATTGATGTTACCTGGCAAGAGATGGGCACTACCAGAATCGATACGAAAATTAATACTGCTAAAAAAGAAATACGCTACTCAGGTAATATGGATATAAATATCCCGTCTTTAAACGATCCTTTTAAAGCTTTTGTGGCCGACCCTTTTTCACTATCTGATCTTTCGGCGAACGGAACCATAGCACTGTCTTGCAAGTTCAACGGATCACCTTCTGAGACTCTCATTAACGGAGTCCTTGCCCTCGCGAAAGGCAGCTTTCATTCTTCCTCCATAAACACCAACAAGATATCGTCCAAACTCCCTTTTGCGGTTGTACTTGGTGATGATTTTCTGCCTCAGACAAGTGATAAACTCAAAAAAACTGATCAGGGAACAATCCGTCTTGGAGAATTCAGTGCAGGGCCGCTGGTTTTAAAAGATTTCAACATTCCTTTATCTGTATCGTCAAATGAAGTAATTTTTGGGAAAATACCATCTATTAAACTAAGCGGGGGACAGCTAAAACTTTTAAAAGTTAGGCTAGAAAAACCGTTTTCAAAGGACTTTGCTTTGAACGGCAAGCTAAATGTAAGCGCTGTTAACCTTTTACCTTTATCGCCCCCCTCTCTTCCTATAGATGGTTTACTCAACGGTGATCTCCAATTCTGGCTTCTTGCAAATACTTTATCCACCGAAGGCTCCTTTTCAGGTGAGGTTTACGGTGGTGATATGGAAGTTTCTGAAATTTTCGCGGAAAACCCATTTTCGCCATCCAGACAATACGGAGCGGATTTCAAAGTTAAAAGTTTGAAACTTATTCCATTAAGCAAGGCATTAGATATCGGACGAATTACAGGAAGGATGAATCTTGATCTTACAGATTTAGTTGTTGCATATGGACAACCAGCGGAATTTAAACTTATCGCCGTTTCCATACCTGACGCTGATTCTGATCAGGAAATAAGCTTGAAAGCTGTTAACACATTGTCCGTAATCGGGACAGGATCAGGCTTAACGGGGGCCGGGGTTGGCCTTTTCTCACAGATTTTCCGGCAATTCAGTTATGCAGGACTTGGTCTAGAGTGTACCTTAAACAATGACTTATTTAAAATTAGAGGCTTGATCAGAGAGGATGGAATCGAGTATATTATTAAGAAGCCACCATTGTTCGGCATAAATGTCATCAACAGCAACCCTGAAAATCTTATTAGCTTCTCAGACATGCTTAAGAGGCTGAAAAGAATTTCAGAGTAG
- a CDS encoding hybrid sensor histidine kinase/response regulator, whose product MKDCCSVDSHSNLNILIAGKNPQLHSLTLELHNQGHSVSIAKMARETLFIYASQQPDLIIFAEFEDTFETFSSIRDINPDSTALFLLDVNKPENFERLFEFHNVSYISSTASISKIISQISEFQKEICRKREIEDNSKLYDLILQGLPFPALLICACTSKTILANKSALETLPIKQSDSIVPFIPFLAEEVRNNLFTDQEAYRIHSLKSVFAYDRFWDLTIEQVAPSVFLLLSVDVTEQRKQLQLREEMERIARHDLRSPTATIVGMSRILETEAEINEEYQPLAKIVRTTSERMIRQIDTSLTLIRLETGSLVADAHPFNIFRAITAAIGDVNQIVEEKKLNIECFLEDTPLQDECPVVCYGEASLIITMFSNLIKNAAEAAPNDSTIKVTMQDKDNQIVTTINNQGEVPESIKSNFFDRYATHGKKNGTGLGTYSSKLIAMASGGDLSFTSSLNHGTTLTATLPKPPEN is encoded by the coding sequence ATGAAAGACTGTTGTTCTGTCGATTCTCATAGCAATCTCAATATTTTGATTGCGGGTAAAAATCCGCAACTCCATTCTTTGACGCTCGAACTTCATAATCAGGGTCACTCCGTCTCCATAGCTAAAATGGCTAGAGAGACTCTTTTTATATATGCGAGCCAACAACCAGATCTGATCATCTTTGCAGAATTTGAAGATACATTTGAAACGTTTTCATCAATCCGCGATATCAATCCGGATTCTACCGCTCTCTTTTTATTAGACGTAAACAAACCGGAAAATTTCGAACGTCTATTTGAGTTTCATAATGTTTCATATATTTCATCCACCGCATCCATATCCAAAATTATCTCTCAAATTTCTGAATTTCAGAAAGAAATTTGCCGCAAAAGAGAAATCGAAGACAACTCAAAACTTTATGATTTGATCCTTCAAGGGCTGCCATTTCCCGCACTTCTGATTTGTGCTTGTACTAGTAAAACTATTTTGGCAAACAAGTCGGCTCTTGAAACGCTTCCAATTAAGCAATCAGATTCAATCGTTCCCTTCATTCCATTCCTTGCAGAAGAAGTGCGCAATAATCTTTTTACAGATCAAGAAGCGTATCGCATCCACTCGCTTAAATCAGTTTTTGCATATGACAGGTTTTGGGATCTGACCATTGAGCAGGTTGCGCCATCTGTGTTCCTACTTTTATCTGTAGACGTAACGGAGCAGCGTAAGCAACTTCAACTCAGGGAAGAAATGGAGCGCATCGCGCGCCATGACTTAAGATCCCCCACAGCGACAATTGTAGGGATGTCACGCATACTTGAAACTGAAGCTGAAATTAATGAAGAATATCAGCCTTTAGCTAAGATTGTTCGTACCACAAGCGAACGAATGATCCGTCAGATTGATACATCCTTAACTCTTATCAGACTCGAAACAGGATCGCTTGTCGCTGACGCACATCCATTTAATATTTTTAGAGCAATCACGGCTGCAATCGGTGATGTGAACCAGATCGTAGAAGAGAAAAAACTTAACATTGAGTGCTTTCTCGAGGATACGCCTTTACAGGATGAATGTCCGGTGGTGTGCTACGGGGAAGCATCCCTTATCATCACTATGTTTTCTAATCTTATTAAAAACGCTGCCGAAGCTGCTCCCAATGATAGCACTATTAAAGTGACTATGCAGGATAAAGATAATCAGATTGTTACAACTATTAATAATCAGGGCGAAGTCCCTGAATCCATTAAGAGCAACTTCTTTGACCGCTATGCTACTCATGGTAAAAAGAATGGAACCGGACTTGGAACATATAGCTCAAAACTTATCGCCATGGCCTCAGGCGGAGATCTTTCTTTTACTAGCTCATTAAATCACGGAACAACTCTTACAGCCACTCTCCCTAAACCCCCAGAAAACTAG
- a CDS encoding radical SAM protein codes for MASKKKPRPLLVYADKDGQIFDHPELEMICRRGDELAQPKPEEYIPLPPDSEFFLLPGRIPIGLDPETGEVVEVEGTAVAAFACPGLTLTGLAAYGNTDDSPVLPMFSYGAVGFANGRFWITAKVVDEDKRQVFTKIPRQKIDSGAKRLMKDMPENRLVRHLATCALTYGCPAAQNLALGRFEAPLPTSQTCNARCLGCISEQPEESGFPSTQERIKFTPTADEITEIMHYHAKRESRPIFSFGQGCEGEPLTEAKLLTKAISKFRSAGGKGTVNINTNGSLTAAIQPLAEAGLTSIRVSMNSLLEPVYNAYYRPKGYKFEDVIATIFEAKKHGIHVSLNYLFFPGVNDTEKEADALIKVVKESELDFIQLRNLNIDPDLYMELVEQYEFGPGMGFINFRKRIKAECPWIKFGYFNPFLG; via the coding sequence ATGGCTTCTAAAAAAAAACCGCGCCCATTACTCGTTTACGCGGATAAAGACGGACAGATTTTCGACCATCCGGAACTTGAAATGATATGCCGCAGAGGCGATGAACTGGCTCAACCAAAGCCTGAAGAATATATCCCACTTCCTCCCGACAGCGAATTTTTCCTATTGCCCGGGAGAATCCCTATAGGCCTTGATCCTGAAACAGGCGAAGTTGTTGAAGTCGAAGGAACAGCGGTTGCGGCTTTTGCTTGCCCCGGTCTAACTTTGACTGGACTTGCCGCGTATGGAAATACCGATGATTCCCCGGTTTTGCCGATGTTTTCTTACGGAGCGGTTGGTTTTGCAAACGGCAGATTCTGGATCACTGCGAAAGTAGTCGATGAAGATAAAAGACAGGTTTTTACCAAAATTCCACGGCAAAAAATAGATTCAGGCGCAAAACGTCTTATGAAAGATATGCCTGAAAATCGTCTGGTCCGCCATTTAGCTACCTGCGCATTGACTTACGGCTGTCCTGCGGCCCAAAACCTAGCCTTAGGAAGATTTGAAGCGCCCCTTCCAACCTCACAGACCTGTAATGCACGTTGCCTAGGTTGCATATCCGAACAACCTGAGGAGTCTGGATTTCCATCCACGCAGGAACGTATCAAATTTACACCGACAGCAGATGAAATTACTGAAATAATGCACTACCACGCCAAGCGCGAATCACGGCCGATATTCTCATTTGGTCAGGGTTGCGAAGGTGAGCCATTAACCGAAGCGAAGTTGCTGACAAAAGCGATCAGCAAATTTAGATCCGCAGGTGGTAAGGGTACCGTTAACATAAACACTAACGGATCTTTAACAGCCGCAATACAGCCACTAGCAGAAGCTGGCCTGACCTCTATCAGAGTCAGTATGAACAGTTTACTAGAGCCAGTTTACAATGCGTATTACCGCCCAAAAGGATATAAATTTGAAGATGTTATAGCGACAATATTCGAAGCCAAAAAACATGGTATCCATGTATCGCTAAACTACCTGTTCTTCCCGGGAGTTAATGATACCGAGAAAGAAGCGGATGCACTGATTAAAGTAGTGAAGGAATCCGAACTTGATTTTATACAGCTACGCAATCTGAACATTGATCCCGATCTTTACATGGAGCTTGTGGAACAGTACGAATTCGGCCCGGGAATGGGCTTCATTAATTTCCGCAAACGCATAAAAGCAGAATGTCCGTGGATAAAATTTGGTTATTTTAATCCATTCTTGGGCTAA